In Brevibacillus marinus, the genomic window ACAGCCGCGCTCTGTGTCCGCGCACTCGGCAGGGAACGGGTGATCGGCGTCTGGATGCCGGCCTACTCCCAGCAGATTCACGCCGAAGATGCGCAAAAACTGGCCGCAGCGATCGGCTTGAACCTGGTCACGGTGAACCTCGACGCGACGTACGATTCGCTCGTCGCGGAATTGAACCGCGTCGTCCCGCTCGATGAGAAAACCAAGGGCAACACCAAAGCGCGGCTGCGCATGACGACCCTGTACGCCATCGCCAACCAGAAAGGGTATCTCGTCGTCGACACGTGCAACCGCAGTGAAATCTACATCGGCTACATGACCAAAGGGGGCGACGGTCTGGCCGATCTCAACCCCGTGGCCAGTCTGACGAAGCACGAAATACGTCTGTTAGCCAAGGAGCTGGGAATTCCCCAGTCGATCATCACGAAAGCGCCGTCGGCTGATTTGTGGGCGGGGCAGACCGATGAGCAGGAAATGGGCTTCACCTATGAGGAATTGGATCGGTACTTGATTACCGGCGAAGCTTCCCCGGAAGCAGTGGAAAAAATCGAACGGCTGCACCGGCTTTCCGAACATAAACGCAGTCTGATGCCAAGCGTGTAGCCGCACCGCTCGGACGATGGGATGGTACGTACGGCCGGACGTTGCACCAGGCGGCCTGGACATTGATTCTTCCCCGTGTTTGTACGATAATATCTCTTGTCTTTAGATCAAATCGTGTTGAAGAGGTGGAAAGGTTATGTCGACGGAATTGGTGCCGCGAAAGAACCTGGAAGAACGAGTCCTGCGTACGCTGCAGTCCTACTTCCGACGCACCAATCTCATTTTGCTCCGCGAGAGTTTGTGGGCAAACGGGTTGGCAGAGGAACAGATCGAAGAGATTCTCGCTTTGTTGGAGCAAAAGTATACGGTCAGTGAAATTATGGAGATCTTGCGCGAAAAGAACGTGTTTGGTCAGCCAGGGTCCGCGTCATAAACGCCTCGGCAAAGGAAACCCTATTGAATAGATCGTCGACCGGCCCCCATCGGCAAGGAGCCGGTTGTCCTCTTTTGCGAATCCAGCAGGGACAAGCTTCAGGGATTGCCCGGATGTACTGCCCTGCCGTCTGGCTGGTTGTGAGGACACCGGTCAACGCGGGAAGTGTGTGGTGAAAACCTTGCAAGAATTTGTGCAGCTAATCGAACCCTATATTATCGCGTACGGGTATCTCGCCCTATTCCTGTTGTTTTTCCTCGGCATTATCGGAATGCCGCTGCCGGAGGAAACCCTGCTGGTCTTTTCCGGTTTTTTGGTCTCCGTCGGCCACCTGGAGCTGGTGGAAACGATTCTCGTCTGCTACCTGGGATCGGTCAGCGCGATGACGGCGGCCTACTGGATCGGGCGAACATTCGGGTATCCGTTCATCGAAAAATACGGACGCCGGTTCGGCTTGGGGTATGCTGTCTATAAACGGACGGAGGAGTGGTTCGTCTCGATCGGGAAGTGGTCGCTCGCGATCGGCTACTTTATTCCCGGGATCCGTCAGTTTACCGCTTATTTTTCCGGCATCACCAGGCTGCCGTATCCTGTTTTTGCGCTATTTACCTACAGCGGCGGTCTGTTTTGGAGCACGTTGTTCGTCGTGCTTGGCTGGCAGCTGGGCGCGCGGTGGGAGCAGCTGTACCAGCTGATTGCCCATAACCTGGCGTGGTTTTTTCTCCTGCTGTTGGCGTTCTTTGTCATCTGGTCCTGGCTGCAGCGCCGCTACCGGCTCAAGCGGGGGAAACAGCCGCCGCTGCCCCGGACCAAAGAGGAGGGTACGCGATGAACGAAGAGATGCACGAACAAGCGAATTCCGGAACGGCAAACCTACCGGCGGTTGGCGGGCAGAAGCAGCTGGTCAAAATCGAGCTGCCCGAGGAGCACCAGCGGTTTTACGACAAGCTGCGGCGGAAAATCGAGCGGTTTGTCCGCGCCAAAGGGGGAGGCGACAAGGCGGCGGAATACCTGCTGCTCGCCCCCGATTTGTTTGTGCTGCTCTGCCGGCTCATGCTGGACAAGCGCGTCCCGTTTTCCGCCAAAGCTGTCGCTGGAGCGGTTGTCGCTTACTTTATCTCGCCGGTTGACGTCCTTCCCGAGGCACTTACCGGGCCGGTGGGTTTTCTCGACGACGTGGTGCTGGCCGTGTACGCGCTGCGGCGCATTCTCGTCGATGTGGACCGCCGGATCGTTTGCGAACACTGGAACGGAAACCACGACCTGCTCGCGACGATTTCACGGATTATCCAATCGGCCGATGATCTGCTCGGCAAACGGGTGCTGCGCAGGCTGGAGGGAAAATTGCTGGATATCTTGCGCAAATAGATCAGGGCAGCTTACGCCAAAAGCTGTCTTTTTCTTTTGCAGGCAAGCGGGAAAACCGCAGGTTGGGTCCTCCTGTTTTTCGCGGGGAGGCTCCAACTCACAAAAATCGCTTGCTGCTGTAGGAGTTTTCCGCTTTTTGTAGAATACCTAGATAGACTGTCCGAAAGCCCCCCTTCCACAGTACAAAGTGAAAAAGGAGTATGCCCATGAGACGGCCAACCTTGACCACCACGAGCATGATGAAAAAAGCTTTTCGGCCAGGGGAACGTTCCCTTTCGCGCAGCGAAATTGTGGAGCGGCTTGCGCTGGAATTGCAGGGGGCTGGCATAGCCGAGAGCGGCGAAGCATTTTTGTCCAGGCTTCTGAACATCCCAAACTCGCCGGTGCGTGCCGGACGAACAGAGGCGATCATCGAGCTTGCTTATCAGCCGCATCAGTTGTTCGATCTGGCGTACCGCTATCTGCGGGATACCCAACAGCCGAAAACGGCAGACCAGATTTTCCGGGAAGTCCGCAAGCGGACGCACTTCTCGTGGAACCAGATTGCCCGGATTCTCGTCCTGGAAAAAGATCCGCGGTTTGTCCAATATGAACAGGATGAACGCTGGTTCCTCGCAGAGTGGAAGCTGGCCAATGACCACGTCTATGAATATCTCGTCTCAACCGGAGCGGCATCCATTCCGCTCCGTGCGGTTACCTATTCGTTGGAACAGGAGATGGGCTTGTCCGCGAAAGAATACGTCTTTTTGCCTGAACTGGACGATCGTTTTCTGGTCCAGTCGGGTTACGTTCAGCTCAGCTCGCCCGAACCGTCCGGCAGCGGCAGGAGCGAGGCAGAAGCAAGCCGGGCCGAAGCGGCCGCGGCTGCTGCTGTTGCGGTACAAGGAAAACTTACTCTGGAGGATGATGGTGGTATGAATACGACAGCGACGATGACGAATGTGCAACAGGAAGTGGCGGAGCTGCTGCGACAAGCGCTTCATCTGTTGGATCAACGCGGCCAGGAAATGGGGCAGGAAGTGATTGCCCGTTTCCAGGAGAGCGACATGCCGGGCATCGAAGCGTTGCTCAGAGAAAAACAACAGAATGAGCAGATTGTACTTGGGATCAAGCAAGTACTCGCAACGATCGCCCAACCATGATGGATGGCAAGCCATCGATCGATTTGGCGCAGCGGTTTGCCCACCTGCGGGAAATCGTGATGGCCTACCGCTCGCGCCTCAGCCAACTGGAGGCGGAAGTACTGACGTTGTTTCAGGATAATGAACTGGAGGCGATTGCTTCCATTATCCGCGAACGGGAACGGATCGAACTGCGCATCGAAAAACTGGAGCAATTTGTCGCTCGCTGGGAGGCGCAGGACGATCTGCGCATCGATTGACGATACCGATTCGCAACGACCCGTACGTGCACGATCTACGATACAGGAAACGCGATGACACCGATGTGTCATACCTGGCCGTGTGGCCGGGGCGAAAGGAGAACTCACCCCTATGTCAGTCGGCAGAAACGAACTATGTCCCTGTGGTAGCGGGAAAAAATACAAAAAATGCTGTGGCATCGTCACATCGATCAGCCAGATGCGGGAACGAAAACTGCGCGATGCGTATGAGCTGGTCAACGAGCGCTTGCGCAGCTTCGTCTCCCAGCGCTTCTCCCGCGCGGAGATGGAACAGGCGCGACAGCATTTTGCCGCGGAAATCGGGCTTGCGCCAGCGGAGTCGCAGCATCCCCAGTGGGCGATCCACTTCTACAATTGGTTTGTTTTTGATCGCCAAAGCGATGGCGCCCGGGTTGTCGATTCCTTTTTTCAGACGGCAGGCCGGCGAGTGGAAGCGGAGGTGCAGCAGGCCTATCGGCGGCTCGGTTTGGGGCTTTACGAGATCATGCGCCACGACGGCGACGAACTGGAGGTACGTCCGCTGGCTGGCGGCGAGCCGATGGACGTGGTCGCCCACAACGTCATCCAAACCAAACCGGGGCAGCTGCTGCTGGGGCGTCTGCTGCCGTTGGGGCAGCGCTATCTCTTGTACGCCGGCAGCATGGTGATCCCCGCCGCGCTGAAGCGGATGTTCGCCGCAAAACTGGCGGCGCTCGGCGGCAGCGCCGGCGAACGTGCCATCAGCCTGTACCGCTTGCTGTTACAACAAGGGAACAGAGGCAAGGCGGAACACAGCCCGTCGGAAAAGCTGATCCGTGCGGTGTGGAGACCGGCCAATCTGCCGTCCATCCGGGAGGCGCTCCGGACCAGTCCTGTATTTGAACTGAAGCAAAGAACCGATTCGCAGGAAATCTGGATTTATGCGGCACGGAAGGAAGGGGGGCTGCTTGCGGCTTTGGATCACGCCTTGGTCGAACTGTCCGAGGTGCAGGCTGAGCTGCTCGTCGCGGAGGATACGATTGCCTTCGAGGGGTTCCCCGACGCGCTGCCGTCGCTTGCGGAAAAACTGTCCCTGCCGGCTGTCGGGAGCGAACAGCAGATCGACCGGCTCACGTCCACCGGCACCAAGCTGACGCGCGGGACGATTTTCATCACCAGCCAACCGCCGCTGCCGCCCAAAGTGATGCAGTGGGCGGTGCAGACGTACTTCGCCGAGAAATGGCTGGTCACGCCGCATCCCGAGATCGAGGGATTGCCGCCGCTGTTGGCCGCGGCGGCAGCAGAAAATCGGCTGCGAAGCAAACTGGAGCGGCTCGTCCAAAGCATCGAGCAGGCGCGGGACAAAGGAGCCGGACCGGGACGCTTTATGCGGATGGATTTGCTCCGTCCGCGTCTGTCCCTGCCCAATCGCCTGTTGTCCATCGAGAATCTGCTGAAGCGGCCGCTGATCGAAGGAGTGACCGCCGGCGCTTATACCGTACAGCCGGAGCGGCTTGCCGACATTGCCTTGTTTGTCGCGGAAATGACAGAGGGCAAGTCGGAATCGACCGTGAAGAAGTACGATGAGGCGATGAACTTGTTCCGCAGCTTTGTCCGCACGGCATTTGGCAGAGAATTTGCCTGGGAACAGCTGCGCCGCGAAGAGGTGGCCTACTTCCTCGTACACGATGTGCTGCGACGGACGGAGGCCGCGACGAAAACGCTGGCGTACAACCTGCTTTCCGTATTGGGTTCATTTTTCAAATGGCTGGA contains:
- a CDS encoding SEC-C domain-containing protein — translated: MSVGRNELCPCGSGKKYKKCCGIVTSISQMRERKLRDAYELVNERLRSFVSQRFSRAEMEQARQHFAAEIGLAPAESQHPQWAIHFYNWFVFDRQSDGARVVDSFFQTAGRRVEAEVQQAYRRLGLGLYEIMRHDGDELEVRPLAGGEPMDVVAHNVIQTKPGQLLLGRLLPLGQRYLLYAGSMVIPAALKRMFAAKLAALGGSAGERAISLYRLLLQQGNRGKAEHSPSEKLIRAVWRPANLPSIREALRTSPVFELKQRTDSQEIWIYAARKEGGLLAALDHALVELSEVQAELLVAEDTIAFEGFPDALPSLAEKLSLPAVGSEQQIDRLTSTGTKLTRGTIFITSQPPLPPKVMQWAVQTYFAEKWLVTPHPEIEGLPPLLAAAAAENRLRSKLERLVQSIEQARDKGAGPGRFMRMDLLRPRLSLPNRLLSIENLLKRPLIEGVTAGAYTVQPERLADIALFVAEMTEGKSESTVKKYDEAMNLFRSFVRTAFGREFAWEQLRREEVAYFLVHDVLRRTEAATKTLAYNLLSVLGSFFKWLDKQHQISLGGRLLPLLSALKEDLPEAYRLRAHLQKQAVAHLHDSLLQPEQVSEEALLLLASDESGWLAQRSNGQQIRLAVEQREEQAAVSDWIVFALIGQTADGTWRLYGTPELYPPLVAELLGVRQNALV
- the nadE gene encoding NAD(+) synthase → MDKFQEHLAKYQREIAQDIQKRTDFLYEQIIGQGLAGAVVGISGGIDSAVTAALCVRALGRERVIGVWMPAYSQQIHAEDAQKLAAAIGLNLVTVNLDATYDSLVAELNRVVPLDEKTKGNTKARLRMTTLYAIANQKGYLVVDTCNRSEIYIGYMTKGGDGLADLNPVASLTKHEIRLLAKELGIPQSIITKAPSADLWAGQTDEQEMGFTYEELDRYLITGEASPEAVEKIERLHRLSEHKRSLMPSV
- a CDS encoding DUF1232 domain-containing protein; protein product: MNEEMHEQANSGTANLPAVGGQKQLVKIELPEEHQRFYDKLRRKIERFVRAKGGGDKAAEYLLLAPDLFVLLCRLMLDKRVPFSAKAVAGAVVAYFISPVDVLPEALTGPVGFLDDVVLAVYALRRILVDVDRRIVCEHWNGNHDLLATISRIIQSADDLLGKRVLRRLEGKLLDILRK
- a CDS encoding DedA family protein, coding for MQEFVQLIEPYIIAYGYLALFLLFFLGIIGMPLPEETLLVFSGFLVSVGHLELVETILVCYLGSVSAMTAAYWIGRTFGYPFIEKYGRRFGLGYAVYKRTEEWFVSIGKWSLAIGYFIPGIRQFTAYFSGITRLPYPVFALFTYSGGLFWSTLFVVLGWQLGARWEQLYQLIAHNLAWFFLLLLAFFVIWSWLQRRYRLKRGKQPPLPRTKEEGTR